A single genomic interval of Portunus trituberculatus isolate SZX2019 chromosome 41, ASM1759143v1, whole genome shotgun sequence harbors:
- the LOC123516568 gene encoding uncharacterized protein LOC123516568 isoform X1 has translation MSMERLGPSSSRYVDYTQPGPSGYRAPPSVSSYEYSPPQRPPRRDRSRSRSRDREHSSRSGYSSREVYYNPGLEDDRAPSDRAESEFTVRNEAVINPQLEEERRAASRAASEIYASTRLPRPQSEISQYTYPTSDKVSVKTKTTRGGKLVMETMTAPHPCCPNTRSVCCLMVLLNLGLLLITLGFVVVLQLYNPAFVWYIGLCMLIFGFMVLFGSLIYCVFVCREVEKMRPPPGELYWTNHWTKTLNMPEIHYTNTQYKPSDYKGSEYSFKTDPSRTTATNSQRY, from the exons atgagtATGGAAAGACTGGGCCCCTCGTCTTCCCGGTATGTTGACTACACACAGCCGGGGCCGAGTGGGTACCGGGCGCCCCCATCCGTTAGTAGCTACGAGTACTCACCCCCTCAGCGACCTCCACGCAGAGACAGGAGCCGATCCAGGTCCAGGGACAGGGAACACTCCAGTAGAAGCGGTTACTCCAgtagggag GTATATTACAATCCTGGACTGGAAGATGACCGCGCTCCTAGCGACCGTGCCGAGAGTGAGTTCACCGTCAGGAATGAGGCAGTGATTAACccgcagctggaggaggagcggCGGGCGGCGTCTAGAGCAGCCTCGGAGATCTACGCCTCCACACGTCTTCCCAGACCACAATCGgagatcag CCAATACACGTATCCCACCAGCGACAAGGTGAGCGTGAAGACCAAAACGACGAGGGGTGGCAAGCTGGTGATGGAGACGATGACGGCGCCGCACCCTTGCTGCCCTAACACCCGTAGCGTTTGTTGCCTGATGGTACTGCTCAACCTTGGGCTCCTGCTCATCACCCTGGGATTCGTGGTGGTGTTACAGCTCTACAACCCTGCCTTCGTATG GTACATCGGTCTGTGCATGCTTATCTTTGGCTTCATGGTGCTCTTCGGCTCGCTCATCTACTGTGTGTTCGTGTGCCGGGAGGTGGAGAAGATGAGACCACCGCCGGGTGAACTGTACTGGACCAACCACTGGACCAAGACGCTCAACATGCCGGAGATccactacaccaacacacaGTACAAGCCAAGTGACTACAAGGGGTCAGAGTACTCTTTCAAGACTGACCCGAGTaggaccacagccaccaacagccaGCGCTACTGA
- the LOC123516568 gene encoding uncharacterized protein LOC123516568 isoform X2, producing the protein MSMERLGPSSSRYVDYTQPGPSGYRAPPSVSSYEYSPPQRPPRRDRSRSRSRDREHSSRSGYSSREVYYNPGLEDDRAPSDRAESEFTVRNEAVINPQLEEERRAASRAASEIYASTRLPRPQSEISSQYTYPTSDKVSVKTKTTRGGKLVMETMTAPHPCCPNTRSVCCLMVLLNLGLLLITLGFVVVLQLYNPAFVWYIGLCMLIFGFMVLFGSLIYCVFVCREVEKMRPPPGELYWTNHWTKTLNMPEIHYTNTQYKPSDYKGSEYSFKTDPSRTTATNSQRY; encoded by the exons atgagtATGGAAAGACTGGGCCCCTCGTCTTCCCGGTATGTTGACTACACACAGCCGGGGCCGAGTGGGTACCGGGCGCCCCCATCCGTTAGTAGCTACGAGTACTCACCCCCTCAGCGACCTCCACGCAGAGACAGGAGCCGATCCAGGTCCAGGGACAGGGAACACTCCAGTAGAAGCGGTTACTCCAgtagggag GTATATTACAATCCTGGACTGGAAGATGACCGCGCTCCTAGCGACCGTGCCGAGAGTGAGTTCACCGTCAGGAATGAGGCAGTGATTAACccgcagctggaggaggagcggCGGGCGGCGTCTAGAGCAGCCTCGGAGATCTACGCCTCCACACGTCTTCCCAGACCACAATCGgagatcag CAGCCAATACACGTATCCCACCAGCGACAAGGTGAGCGTGAAGACCAAAACGACGAGGGGTGGCAAGCTGGTGATGGAGACGATGACGGCGCCGCACCCTTGCTGCCCTAACACCCGTAGCGTTTGTTGCCTGATGGTACTGCTCAACCTTGGGCTCCTGCTCATCACCCTGGGATTCGTGGTGGTGTTACAGCTCTACAACCCTGCCTTCGTATG GTACATCGGTCTGTGCATGCTTATCTTTGGCTTCATGGTGCTCTTCGGCTCGCTCATCTACTGTGTGTTCGTGTGCCGGGAGGTGGAGAAGATGAGACCACCGCCGGGTGAACTGTACTGGACCAACCACTGGACCAAGACGCTCAACATGCCGGAGATccactacaccaacacacaGTACAAGCCAAGTGACTACAAGGGGTCAGAGTACTCTTTCAAGACTGACCCGAGTaggaccacagccaccaacagccaGCGCTACTGA